The window GATTGCCGTGTGGGGCCCGGGGCTCCTCGTGATGCTCGCCGACACCGACGCCGGCAACGTCGTCACAGCCGCCCAGGCCGGCGCGCAATGGGGCTATCGGCTGCTGCCGCTGCTCGTGCTGCTGATCCCGCTGCTCTATATGGCGCAGGAGCTGACCGTGCGGCTCGGCATCTATACCGGGCGCGGACATGGCGAGCTGATTCGCGAGCACTTCGGGCCCGTGTGGTCGTGGGTGTCGGTCGCGGGGCTTGGGGTCGCCACCGTCGGCTCGCTCGTCACCGAGTTCACGGCCGTGGCGGGCATCGGCGAGCTGTTCGGCGTCTCGCGCTCGCTGACGCTGCCCGCTGCCGCGCTGGGGCTCGTGGCCATTGTCGCGACCGGCTCGTATCGGCGGATCGAGCGGATGGCACTCTTGATCGGCTTGCTCGAACTCGCGTTTTTCGCGGTCGCATGGTCGACGCACCCGGATTGGCGCGTGGTCGCCGCCGACGTCGCCGATCTGCCGCTCGGCAATCACGAGTTCCTATATCTCGTGGCCGCGCTGATCGGCGCCGTGTTCAACCCGTGGATGGTGTTTTACCAGCAGGCGGCCGTCGCCGATAAGGGGCTCACGCCCGCCGATTGCCAGGCCGAGCGCTGGGATACGGCC is drawn from Trinickia violacea and contains these coding sequences:
- a CDS encoding NRAMP family divalent metal transporter, whose translation is MNQIRSTVRRLPLLRSIAVWGPGLLVMLADTDAGNVVTAAQAGAQWGYRLLPLLVLLIPLLYMAQELTVRLGIYTGRGHGELIREHFGPVWSWVSVAGLGVATVGSLVTEFTAVAGIGELFGVSRSLTLPAAALGLVAIVATGSYRRIERMALLIGLLELAFFAVAWSTHPDWRVVAADVADLPLGNHEFLYLVAALIGAVFNPWMVFYQQAAVADKGLTPADCQAERWDTAVGAVLTQALTAAVLVAAAATLGASSGSGGSGAHGSLDSVGEISSALAPLLGAQWGRVVFSAGVLGAALVAAIVASLALAWGVGEVTGVRRSLEYRPQQAPWFYGVYVAAVAGSAALVWASRDLVWLNIGAQVVNAFLLPLVLGLLVALAARALPDAAKLSRPYTWILAGATFAVCVLGWFGALWGWIGSVK